The nucleotide sequence CCCCAAGCTCGGCGAGACCGGGACAACCGCCGAGGTCCTCGCCCACCTCGGCGCCTGACCCAGCCCACGCCCCAACAGGCATGAGGAGAGGGCGGCAGGCCCAACGGACGTGCTGTTCTCTCCGGCTCAGAGACGACGCCTCGGTCGCCGCGTCACCGCCGCGTGCTCTCACAGGCGCAGAATTCTGCTGACGGAATTGCGGGCCGGGAAGCCGTGGGATTCTCATCACCCCCGACGTCTACTGACCTTCAAAGCGTGGTGTCGGTAGGGCTGACGGCCCATGATCCCTGCGGTATGCCGAGTGCATGAGGTACGCGCAAGGCGGTGGGCTGACTGACGAACGGCGGGCCTTCCGCGAGGAGTTACGGATGGAGGCGGCCGAGCGCTTCCGGCAGGGTGACGAGAACGCGGACATCGCGCACGACCTGCGAGTCAGCGTCCGGTCGGTACAATGCTGGCTGGTCGCGTGGGACCGGGTGCGGGGCAACAAGGGAGCTCGCACGGCCGGAGTGGACGGGCACACTGCCCGTTCCATCGAGGCTGGGCAGGGCGTCGTCGACTTCCTCGACGGGCTGCGGTCGCAGGTCAAGGACCGTGGTTTCCGCCCGCTGCCGGTGCGGGAGCGGATGATCCCGAAGACGGGCGGCAAGTTGCGCCGCCTGGGGATCGCCACCATCGCCGACCGGGTGGTCCAGGCTTCCTTGAAGCTGGTGCTGGAGCCGATCTTCGAGGCGGACTTTCACCCGTGTTCCTACGGGTTCCGCCCGAACCGTCGCGCTCATGACGCCATGGCCGAGGTGCGCTACTTCGCGTCCCGCTCTTACGAGTGGGTCGTCGAGGGCGATCACGGCCTGTTTCGACGAGAGCTCGCATACGGCCC is from Streptomyces hygroscopicus and encodes:
- a CDS encoding RNA-directed DNA polymerase, giving the protein MEAAERFRQGDENADIAHDLRVSVRSVQCWLVAWDRVRGNKGARTAGVDGHTARSIEAGQGVVDFLDGLRSQVKDRGFRPLPVRERMIPKTGGKLRRLGIATIADRVVQASLKLVLEPIFEADFHPCSYGFRPNRRAHDAMAEVRYFASRSYEWVVEGDHGLFRRELAYGPDGPSTGTSRRQARPGTGEGVPQGRHPR